Genomic window (Chloroflexota bacterium):
GACGCGTCAAAGAAGTCAATCCTGATGCGTACATCGTAGGCGAAATTTGGCACGATGCCCGCCATTGGCTGCAAGGAGACCAATTCGATGCTGTGATGAATTATCTGTTTACCAAGGCTTGCCTTTCCTTCTTTGTTGGGCGAGACCTGAACCCAGCGTTGGTCTCCGGAGTGGGTTATTATCCGGTTCAACCAACATCAGCGGAGGAATTTGGCTCTGCGATTGACCATTTGCTTTCGCTGTATCCCCCAGAAGTAACTCAAGCGCAATTGAATCTCCTGGATAGCCACGATACCGCACGATTTCTGACCTTGGCACGTGGTGATGAATCTGCCCTGCGCCTGGCCATGCTGTTTATGATGTGTTATCCTGGAGCGCCCTGCATCTACTATGGTGATGAAATAGGTATGGAAGGAGGCAAGGACCCGGACTGCCGACGTGCTTTCCCATGGGATGAGCAGCGGTGGAACAAGGAACTGCTTGGCTATGTTAAGCGTTGCATCGCTCTGCGCAAAGCCCATATAGCGCTACGTCGTGGTGAATACAAGTCCTTGTTGGCTCAAGAGCAGGTGTACATCTTTGGGCGTAGGATTTCCTTCGCGGGATTGGCACATGAAGGGTTATCTGAGGAGACTTTGCTATGCCTGCTCAACGCAGGCAAAAGCCCCTGGGAACTGCGCGTGCCCGTACATGGCTATCTCCCAGACGGAGCATTGTTGCGTGATGTATGGGGAGAGGGTACAGCAATTGTGTGGGATGGATGGCTCGTCGGGCTCACCGTGCCAGCCCGTACTGGTATGGTGCTGGAGGTTGCCGCTCCCAATGGATGACCAGTAAGCCTATCCCTGCTACTTTTTTCGCATAATGGCGGCGTAGCTCAGTTGGCAGAGCAGGGGACTCATAAGCACCGGGGCACTAGTCGCTACCATATTTGTTTCTCAGTAGCAAAAAACGCTTTCTCATCTGAGAAGGCGTTTTTGCTACTCTGCGTCAAAAGAGATGTCCAAGTTCTTGGGTAGCGTGACTTTGGCAGTAACCAACCGATTGACAACCTGACTGATGCCGCCATTGCCAACGATGCTGAGCAGCCGATAGGCCTCATCAAAGTTCACGTGATAAGTGCGACAAATAAACTCCACCATATCCGCGGCAGCAATGGTCAGTGCCTCTTGCAGCGTCGGAGCACTAGCAAGCGTAATCCATGCCTCCTTAGTTTGCACCCGTGGCCGCAACAGGGTCTCAGGAGAGATGTGGACGCGAAGCTTTACCCTACCGGCTGTCTCTACTCCTTGGCCACATAATTCTCCATCACCCTGTGCAGTGTCTTCTTGCCAAAATGGATGATGTGGATACAATTATAATCTACTTAGATTCAGTTGTAGGAGATGAACATGGACTTGAACGTGTCAAAATACCAGATCAAGGAGGAACTCCGTAAACAATGGACGACACGAGCGGTGCAATCAGCGCTCATGGGCCATTGGGATGAAGCAGTCCAGGCCAATTTGCGCGTGCTCGAAATGTTTCCCGACGATATCCAAGCTCGTAATCGACTAGGTAGGGCATACCTTGAATTGGGGCGTTACGAAGAGGCAATAGCAGCGTACGAGGCAACTTTGCAGCGACAACCCTCGAACAATATTGCCAGAAAAAGATTAGCAGGGCTATATGCTCAACTTAACCGCAAGCCCACAATACCGCTTGAGATTACCCCTGCCATTGAACTGGCTGAGGAAGAAGAGGAAGAAATCGAAGAATTTGAAGAGTATATCGAGGAAGAGGAAATCGAACCTGGAATTGACCTCGAGGAAGACAGCGGCGAATTCTAAATCCGCTTCCAATCATATTGGAGCATCGCAACGAAGTATAACTTGACTTGTAAAGTATGCCTCGGCAGAGTTAGCGAGTTGCCTCTTTGATCTTGGCTAAATTAACACGTTGCAGGCGTGGATTGGGCGTAATACCGGGAATTCGGCCTCGTTTGGCGATAGGCTTACCTGCGATCACTTTGAGGTCTCCCGTGAAATCAATTGGCGGGGCACTGCTAATAGCACTGCCTACGCCGAATACGTCTACAGGTGCTTTTTGTTCGCGAAACAAGCGAATGCGCTCTGCATCTACTCCACCGCTCACCGTGATCTTGACCCACGTGTATCCAGCCTGATCTAGGCGTGCCCGCAACTCTTTGACCAATTCCGGGGTCACACGGCCACGCTCTGGCGGCGTATCCAGTCTTACTCCCCACAACCTGTAACCCAAAGCCTCAGCTACACGCAAGCTCTCCTCGCATTCGTCCTTGAAGGTATCCACTAGTGCTATACGGCGGATATGAGGTGGCATATGTCGGTCGAAAGCCTCTGTGGCCTTTACGGTATCGCCAAAGATCAGGACCATTGCATGTGGAATTGTCCCAGTAGCCTCCAACCCAGCCAAGTCCGCTCCTACAGGCGTAGCACAGCCAGCGCAACCACCCACAATCGCGGCATATTCCAGACGTCCCGCTACGCTCGGGTGGACATGGCGCGCACCAAAACTGATCACTGGAATGCCATCTGCTGCTTCTACACACGCTCGCGCCGCAGTAGCCCAGCCACTGGTTTGCGCTAACATACCCAATATTGCTGTTTCGTACAGCCCGAATCGCGAGTAGGATGCCGTGATGCGCAGCACTACCTCCTTGGCCGCCATTGGCTCACCTTCAGCCAATGCCCACACTTCACCGTCTTCTGGCAATACCTGGGCCAGTAACTCAAGCACTTCATTCATCCCACAAAGAATGCCCTCTCTATTGGGGAAAATCTCCATAGTAACCACTGGATCCAATCCCTCGGCACGCAGGATAGCCTGGGTGCGCGAGAAATAGATATCAGCAGTATATCCAGAGAGGATGCTTTTATTGATCTTAGAGTTCACCATAGTATTCATAGCTCCTTAACCACAAGTTAGGTACCAGCACAAAATGGAAAAGCATGTAGTGACGCCTTGTTCTTACCAATCGGTTGCTATGAAGACATCGTCACCACAAGCTTGCCATTCAAATTTGACAGAGCTAGACTATCTTAGCTCCGAGTATTTTCTCCATATGTTTCAGCGCGAAGGCATGAGCCTCGGGATCAAAACTTGCCACGCAATCGCGCGGTACCTCCACCACGTAATCGCGGTTGCGCGCATCCGCAACCGTATGCATTACGCAAATGTCCGTGCACACTCCCACGACGATAATCTTATCAGGTTGCAGTTCCTTCAGCCTGTCCTCTAAGACCGTATCGTAGAATCCACTGTAACGCCGCTTCGGTATAACTTCTCCAGGAAAGTCGGCCAGTTCAGGGATGATCTCGCATTCCGAAGTACCTCGCACACAGTGGGGTGGGAACATGGCGAATTCTTTGTCGTCAGGATCGTGGGTATCAGCGAGGAAGATGATATGGGACCCTTTCTCCTTTTCGTTTTGTAGCAATTGCCGCACACAAGGAATGATCTCGCGAGCAGCCGGGCCACAAAAAAGCGTATGCCCTTCCTCTAAAAAACCGCGTAGCATATCCACCACAATCACTACATTGCTCATCCTAGATAACCTCCCTTGACTATCTCTCCCTCTATATAGGCGTTACGACCACCTCTGTCCCTCGATCTGCCTTCAGCATCGCTGCCGCATTGCCGTTGCGCACAGCGATTTCCAAATGACCACTGCTGCCAATCAGTGCCAACAATGCACCATCAGCAGCCCCGGCATAAGTTTTCGACAAACTATCTACTTCATAGCCTGCGATGTGCACTCGCCAACTCTGCCCAGTCGTCAAAAGTTCACGCGGTACGTTCGTGATAATGTTGCCAAACCGATCTACGTGCAATACCTGGCCATGAATGCTACCATCGTTCTGCACCAAGGCCTCCGTAACTGCAAAACGCACCGGATCTTGTATAGCAGGCCCCATGTCGCTCAGTGCCACTCCTAGCGAGATATGCGCTGCCACGGGTGCAAAAAGATCGCGCCCATGAAATGTATTGCTGAGCGGCGAGAGCCAGTACCGTGCATTCGTGAGATGCACCACCTCGCTAATAGACTCGCGTGCAAATACGTAGCTCAGCACACCGTTGTCGGGCGCCACAAACGTACCGTGTGCAGTGCGCACCGCTAGAGCACGCCGTTCACTACCTACCCCAGGATCGACAATGACTACGTGAACAGTACCCGCCGGGAAATACGGGTACACTGTAGAGAGCACAAAAGCTGCTGTGTGTATATCCTGCGGGGCAATGTCATGGCAGATATCCACAACGACTGCTTTGGGGTTGATACTCAGGATCACGCCATGCATTACGCCCGCGT
Coding sequences:
- a CDS encoding glycoside hydrolase family 13 protein — encoded protein: MPFATPEWVKDAIFYEIFPDRFAFSKAVPKPHNLEPWDSPPTVHGFKGGDLLGILEHLDYLQDLGVNAIYLTPIFQSTANHRYHTYDYYHVDPLLGGDSAFRTLLDEAHRRGLRIILDGVFNHASRGFFQFNHILENGESSPYLDWFIVNGWPLHAYDAQHKPNYAAWWGLHALPKFNTDSPDVREFLLGVAQYWVEQGIDGWRLDVPGEINDDNFWREFRRRVKEVNPDAYIVGEIWHDARHWLQGDQFDAVMNYLFTKACLSFFVGRDLNPALVSGVGYYPVQPTSAEEFGSAIDHLLSLYPPEVTQAQLNLLDSHDTARFLTLARGDESALRLAMLFMMCYPGAPCIYYGDEIGMEGGKDPDCRRAFPWDEQRWNKELLGYVKRCIALRKAHIALRRGEYKSLLAQEQVYIFGRRISFAGLAHEGLSEETLLCLLNAGKSPWELRVPVHGYLPDGALLRDVWGEGTAIVWDGWLVGLTVPARTGMVLEVAAPNG
- a CDS encoding cysteine hydrolase, encoding MSNVVIVVDMLRGFLEEGHTLFCGPAAREIIPCVRQLLQNEKEKGSHIIFLADTHDPDDKEFAMFPPHCVRGTSECEIIPELADFPGEVIPKRRYSGFYDTVLEDRLKELQPDKIIVVGVCTDICVMHTVADARNRDYVVEVPRDCVASFDPEAHAFALKHMEKILGAKIV
- a CDS encoding tetratricopeptide repeat protein, which translates into the protein MDLNVSKYQIKEELRKQWTTRAVQSALMGHWDEAVQANLRVLEMFPDDIQARNRLGRAYLELGRYEEAIAAYEATLQRQPSNNIARKRLAGLYAQLNRKPTIPLEITPAIELAEEEEEEIEEFEEYIEEEEIEPGIDLEEDSGEF
- a CDS encoding SAM-dependent chlorinase/fluorinase, with the protein product MSIITLLSDFGTADGYAGVMHGVILSINPKAVVVDICHDIAPQDIHTAAFVLSTVYPYFPAGTVHVVIVDPGVGSERRALAVRTAHGTFVAPDNGVLSYVFARESISEVVHLTNARYWLSPLSNTFHGRDLFAPVAAHISLGVALSDMGPAIQDPVRFAVTEALVQNDGSIHGQVLHVDRFGNIITNVPRELLTTGQSWRVHIAGYEVDSLSKTYAGAADGALLALIGSSGHLEIAVRNGNAAAMLKADRGTEVVVTPI
- a CDS encoding nicotinate phosphoribosyltransferase encodes the protein MNTMVNSKINKSILSGYTADIYFSRTQAILRAEGLDPVVTMEIFPNREGILCGMNEVLELLAQVLPEDGEVWALAEGEPMAAKEVVLRITASYSRFGLYETAILGMLAQTSGWATAARACVEAADGIPVISFGARHVHPSVAGRLEYAAIVGGCAGCATPVGADLAGLEATGTIPHAMVLIFGDTVKATEAFDRHMPPHIRRIALVDTFKDECEESLRVAEALGYRLWGVRLDTPPERGRVTPELVKELRARLDQAGYTWVKITVSGGVDAERIRLFREQKAPVDVFGVGSAISSAPPIDFTGDLKVIAGKPIAKRGRIPGITPNPRLQRVNLAKIKEATR